Proteins from a genomic interval of Fodinicurvata sediminis DSM 21159:
- a CDS encoding DUF1491 family protein encodes MNDDVRMPTHIWVGAGIRQANLDGTPAMLRHRGEAMDGQVYIKIDLLDGRAWVLTRQRNLQGELSWASVPRSEPLSSDEAESYLERALQRDPDSWLIEVEDRQGRNPFA; translated from the coding sequence ATGAACGACGACGTGCGCATGCCAACGCATATCTGGGTCGGCGCAGGAATACGTCAGGCCAACCTGGATGGGACACCAGCCATGCTGCGCCATCGCGGCGAGGCAATGGACGGGCAGGTCTATATAAAGATCGACCTGCTTGATGGCCGGGCCTGGGTACTGACACGCCAGCGTAACCTTCAGGGCGAACTGTCCTGGGCCAGTGTGCCACGATCAGAACCGCTTTCCTCGGACGAGGCGGAAAGCTATCTGGAGCGGGCCCTACAGCGTGACCCTGACAGCTGGCTCATCGAGGTGGAAGATCGCCAGGGCCGAAATCCCTTTGCATGA